CCACGCCGGATATAAAGACAGCCCACACCTTTGGGGCCGTATATTTTATGCGCGGAGACAGATAACAAATCCACAGGTAAATTTTTTACATCGAACGGTATTTTTCCAAAACTTTGCACCGCATCGGTATGGAAAAGAATTTGATGCGATTTGGCTAATGCGCTTATTTCTTCGATCGGATTGATCGTACCTACTTCATTATTGATGTGGATGACAGATATGAATACGGTATCGGGACGAATGGCCTGTGCTATAGTTTCTGCGGACACGTATCCGAACTGATCGCATGGAACATAGGACACAGCATAACCCGATTTTTCCAACGATTCGAACGTATGCAGGACGGCATGGTGTTCCGTTCGTGTCGTAATAATATGTTTACCCTTGGCGCTCATTGACTTTACTGCGCCGACAATGGCCATATTGTCGGATTCGGAGCCGCCGCCGGTAAAAACAATCTCTGAAGGTTGTGCCTTTATTACCGACGCAACTTTTTCGCGGGCGTCTTCGATAGCCACTTTTGCCGAACGTCCTAGTCCGTAAATACTGGATGGATTACCGAATTCTTCGGTGAAAAAAGGGAGCATCGCATCAACGACCCGCTTGTCTACCGGTGTTGTCGCGCTGTGATCCAGATAGATACGTGCGTTGGTTTTTTGCATATTATTTGTGAATGTGAATACGCGGTACACGCGCGTTGATCATACAGGTAATTTCGTAAGGAATCGAACCGATTTTTTCAGCTAACTCCATCGCCGTAATTTCTTCATTGCCCGAACGCCCGATCAGAATGACTTCATCCCCTATTTCAACACGATCATCGCCGATATTGACCATCAACTGATCCATGCACACCGCACCGACCACAGGATACCTTTTACCGCGAATCAACACATCGGCTTTATTCGTCAAAAGACGTGTATATCCGTCGCCGTATCCGATCGGAACCGTAACGATATTGCAATCCTGAGGCGTTATATACTTGTGGCCGTAGCTGATGCCCGTACCGGCCGGCACACGTTTGATAAAAACAACTTTAGATTTTAAAGAAAGCGCCGGCTGAAGCTGTATATCGCGACGAACAAAAC
This is a stretch of genomic DNA from bacterium. It encodes these proteins:
- a CDS encoding cysteine desulfurase translates to MQKTNARIYLDHSATTPVDKRVVDAMLPFFTEEFGNPSSIYGLGRSAKVAIEDAREKVASVIKAQPSEIVFTGGGSESDNMAIVGAVKSMSAKGKHIITTRTEHHAVLHTFESLEKSGYAVSYVPCDQFGYVSAETIAQAIRPDTVFISVIHINNEVGTINPIEEISALAKSHQILFHTDAVQSFGKIPFDVKNLPVDLLSVSAHKIYGPKGVGCLYIRRGIKIPSFIEGGSQERGQRAGTENVPGIVGFGKAAEICKDSMSGESERLNKLMTVFWKTLQDIAPQARLNGHPEKRLPGHFNISFPGIGGDEIAMMLDLEGISVSTGSACTSGAVSGSHVLKAMGLGPEFYGSAVRFTFGRLNSEQDIPSVMKALQRIVEKNKNASIL